Within Vicia villosa cultivar HV-30 ecotype Madison, WI linkage group LG1, Vvil1.0, whole genome shotgun sequence, the genomic segment TTATTGTGCGCTTGTGGATATGTACTTCAAGTGCGGTCACTGTGAAGATGCGTGCAAAGTGTTTGATGAGATGCCTTACAGGGATGTGGTTGCTTGGACAGTGCTGGTGGCTGGTTTTGTGCAATGTAACAAGTATCAAGATGCACTCTGTGTCTTCCAGAGTATGTTGTTAGATAATGTTGTACCGAATGAATTTATATTGACTAGTGTTCTTAGTGCTTGTGCTCATGTAGGGGCATTAGACCAAGGACGGTCAGTGCATCGATACATAGAGTGTAAGAAGGTGAAGCTGAATGTAGTTCTAGGGACGGCATTGATAAATATGTATGCAAAATGTGGGTGCATCGATGAAGCTTTAAGGGTATTTAAAAACTTGCAAGTCAAGAATGTGCACACTTGGACGACAATGATTAATGGGTTAGCTGTGCATGGGGACGCCTTAGGAGCATTGAATGTCTTTTCACGCATGTTGTAAGGTGGTATTCAACCTAATGAAGTTACCTTCCTTGGTGTTCTTGGTGCGTGTTCTCATGGAGGCTTTGTAGAGGAGGGCAAACAGTTATTTGAATCGATGAGGCATACTTATCTTTTGAAGCCAAACATGGAGCACTATGGATGCATGGTTGATCTCCTTGGTCGAGCGGGATACTTGGAAGAAGCAAAACAAATTATTGATAACATGCCTATGAAGCCTAGTCCTGGGGTCTTGATAGCTTTATTAGGTGCCTGCGTGAGCCACAAAGATTTCCTAATGGGTAAACATATAGGGAACATTTTGGTTAATCTACAGCTGAACCACAGCTCTGGATATGCACTCCTGACAAATTTGTATTCAATGTGTCAAAACTGGGAAGCAGCGGCGCAGGTCAGGAAGCTCATGAAAGGAATGCAGGTGGAAAAGACTCCAGGATATAGTTGGATagaagtggcgactctgttgtacttcgagcgcgcaaatacgctcgagtcacattttttccGCTACAATTTCCTTACGCGAACACCtttcaaaaatactttttttttgagattttgaagTTGGAGAATCTGGGAAATGTGTGTTGACATGTTCGAAATATGAAGGAGAACGCTTTGTTGCATTGTCACTCTGTGTTGGTTTTACCTTATTATGAGCATTTTTTCAAACCAAGCTTTGAAAACCCCATTTTACTTTCAATAACAAGTGAATCTCTTTGTTAAGATAAAACAATTCATGTGCATACAAACTTAGATTTTTATTACTTTGATATGTTTAATACACTTGTAAATTGTCATCAATAATATTCATCATCCAAAAGCTTCAACAATTGTTATATTTAAGTTCTTTGACCTTTTATCCCCTTGTTGTTTCAAGCACAAACATTGTTGGCTTATATTTAAGACATTATGAGGTATTTTCCGTTTCAAAGTTGCAAGTATATTTTGGGTTGCACCATGTTCAATGTCATGTTAGAAAGAAGATCATTATTTTCACAATTAAAGCGACATACAATGGAATGACCGACTAACTTATAACAAAAACTATGCTCATGTATACCACAAACCACATTAAATGTCCATTTAATATTTTTCCTTTAGATACCTGTATAATTTAAAAGGACACTCACAAGTTCTCAAACTGGTGTCATCCCATTTCAACTTTCAAATAGGTTATATGTACTTGCCAGTTCTTTCACATCTTATTGTCACAAATGTTGATCTTCTATCGGGACCAATATTTGACCTCTTGATTACAGTGATAAATCACAATTTTGTAGCCTCCATGTAGATCAATTGGAGCATATGTTCACGAAAACAAATTCCTATTTATCTGTAAATTGTTTACCAGTATCTTACTCGACATCAACCAATTTAACATGCATAGACACAATAACTTTGGGTACATCTTCAGACTCAACATTAACAGATTTAAAATCTATAGACACAATAACTTTGAGTATAACATCAGGGTAAACTATTGCTGCAACCAATCCtaacttaaacaaatttaaattcaacCTAAAAGATAGTCCAGAATTCAACTTTCGAAAAAACATGCAACATAATACGAAAGTTAACTTTGGGATGCAACGTTCACTTTTAAACAACTTAACTAGATTCTTACAAGTAATGAGGAAGGAAATACATGTACATTACCTTAAATACCAACTTCTTTTGCTCattttaatgtaaaaaaaatataacaatatgGTTTTGATGTATAAAAATTGATTGACAATGAAATAAGATTTTTGTAGGATTTTGGAAGTCTTGGTGAAGTATTGTGGTATGATCATGACATGAAGAGTACATGTAATATGGTGTTTTATTCATTTTCCTGCTTGTTAATTATGGAAGTTAACTTCCATATTATCCATTGATAATGAGGAAATAAACACAAAAACGTGAACTCTATATGGAGGTTAACTTCCGTACTATCTTTTGGTAAAATGGGAGTGTCTCTTATGAAATATTTTGGTGTGTAAGAAGGGATGTCCGAAATTAATTTATGTATTATTTCAAGAAAATTTACGAGTTTACTAAGGGTGGCTCTTCACTTCTTCTAAGGGTGGGAAGAGCAACCCCCTAATAAGCTACCCCTAGAGTAATTCAAACAAGCCCAAATAAGAAGCCAAGATTGGACCGAGAAGCCCACACATAtagaactttcaaaaaaagagaatttcttaGAGCACCCTTATGCCTTCTTAGAGGCCCTTGACAAAAACTCCAAAATACCTCAAGAATTCAGATATGCATTTTCAAACTCACCACATTACATATTTTTATAGGGGTTTTCAGGTATGAGTCTCTAAAAcaactttttttcaaaatcagGGGGGTTTACATATGCATCTCTGAATCAACCTCATTATTTAAGTTCAGgagttttcagagatgcatattcGAACATATTTTAAGTATATATTTGGCGCAGACAAAACCCCTCATACTTCATGTTCTTTAAACTCTTTCTATTACATTCACAAAATCTCTGAATCCTTCATTTTGAGCAAGTTACTGAAGTAAGTTTTTTCGATACTTTGACGGAGTAAGTCTTACCGGAGCAAGTGTTTCTTTTACTCATTTTAACAAGTTTCCAAAAGCTCATATTTTGAGTAAGTTTCTTTGAATCATTTGTTGTACACTGCATGTATATAATATGTAAATTATTATCATTTAAAATCATTAGATAGAAGTTTAATTTAGAAAATTTGGTTGTTTAGGTCATTATTTGAAGTATATTGGGGCATTTAGGGAAATAACACACACATGTTCATCCATGGCTGTTCGTATGGGTGTTCAAATGTGCATTTCTGAAATATCCTCTGAGGAATTTTTGGATATGCCAATCCAAAATGTTGTCTTAGTTCTTCATATTTGTTTCATTGTTTCATTGCCTTAgtttttttcatatttgtttcATTGTTTCATTGCCTGAGTTTTTTTCGTATTTGTTTTATTGTTTCATTGCCTAagtatttttttcatatttgtttcATTGTTTCATTGCCTGAgtgttttttaattaatgttatgtttttcaaaattatGGCTGAAAACCCTTGATTGAGACTTGCCAGGGCAAGCCAGACAACATATGCTCAGCGTGAGAGAGCTGAGCAATCTTGAAGGGTGCCGAGGAATCGTCTGGCTGATGCGTCCTTGTGTCAGGATCATGTGGATAATGAGCAGGAAACCAAAGAGGAACATGTTCCGACACATGTTGCTCTTGATACACAGGCTGCACAGCTACGTGCAGAAATGAGGCAAGTTGCCAAGAGGTGTGTCCAAGAGTACCCAGGAGGGCCCTATGACACCTTCCTTTTGATATATTACGACACTCATGCCGCTACACATGTTTGGGCAAGAAAGATATTTTTGTTTACAATTTTTCATCCAACACAAATATGTTAACGACTAACattgatattaatttttatttttacaggAAAGGCTAGCCTTAAATTTTGTGAACCACGAACAGaaaatacttgatcttgtttaGCCCCGGGAGGATTTGTTCAGGGAGGACATTCTTGGCTCTGGACTTGCCGGACTGTGTTGTTCTGGTTATGGGACTATCAGCTACGACATGCAGGGGAATTTTTGCGAGAGATTGCATAAGGAAATCTCATCTTTCCACTTTTCTGTTGAGGAGATGATGAACAAATTAGATGACGTCGcgtgcttgcttcaatttcctaTTAGAAGGAGGTTACGTAACCACTCTCGGATATAACAATGTGATTGAATGGATGGTCGAATATCTAGGAGCTCAACCAGAACACGCTTTTAACTAGTGTGCCTTAACTAATGGAGCTCATGCAGAGTTCTCCTTCCTGGAGGCATTATATGAAGAACACCTGAATGCGGCATAAGCATCTGCGAGCGAgggaaatgttttttttttgttcagTACCTCTGTGTTTATGTTTTGCGATGTTACTTCATGTTCTTGGTTCACACATGTATTTTTGCGAACAAAAGTACAACCTACATGGATGTTGCATATCTCTAATACTTTTTTTTGATTTGAATACAGTTAGCGAGTGGAACTGGGGGCAACTAATTGGAGGATAAAGCACTTGACGGGTTCTTGCACACTGTTGATGGTACTTTTCTTTCcaactattaattttaatttggttttaatatttttttcttacaTAGCTCTTATTCATTTTTCAGGGATGAATCATTTCTCACTTTCACCGTATTCATGGTTTCTACTTTGATGAGGAGTAACTTGTAGAGTTACCACAGGCTTCCATGTACCTCTTACAAATATGGAAAAATGTTATGCCTCTGTTCTGGGTGTATCTTGATCGGACCGTTCACGATGACATCAACTAGATGTCTTACAAGGATCACAGGGAGATGGTCCCTTTTGACCCCATCTGATTATACTTAGGGTGGTTGGCATGTGAGAGTAACATGATGATCATGCATCTTCCTGAGCGATGCATGCGATAGGTTTAACTATATGCAGACCATTCCCAGATCTCCCTCTCAAGATGCTCCTGACACCATTGTCCTATGGAATCTCGATGGCATCTTTCAAGATTGGCAGCATCATATGGTGCCAGAGGAGTATCGGATGATGTCAACATCGAGCAGTTGGCCTTTATGTGGAGGGAAACGTGACATGGTTCTATAGAGTGCACACCCTATCATAACACCGAATGCTCCTGGTCGTCCACCTTGATCAGCTCATGAGAAGATCTTGGAGAACAAGCAGGCCCaagatgaccatgccactgatgtCTTGCCGTTTTGTCAGCATGTACAATTTCTTGGGCAAGAAGCTTTGGACTTAGGCGTGATTGAAAGAGGCGGTCCTGAAGCGACGACCATCGTAGAAAGGATGATTAAGGAGGCATCGAGTGCTGTGAGATACAGGAGGCAGAGGAGGGGGTCAGGGGGTTATGATAAGGCATATGCAATGCAATACGTTATGCCATTTTTTTGTCGATGTATTAATTTTACATTACGTATTTTCTAAACaacatttgtattattttttgctatatcaaaataatattatctacctaaatattatttgttttattgttttcCATTTAGGTGTTTATTAATGATTTAACTACATTATGGATCAAACCTACATTGattcttttcataaaaaaattcaaaaataattatgtttCTGCCAACCATTCAACCATTCTATTCAGCAATATTTTTGAATATGCATAACAAAAACatcttaatatttttgaagataaaTATCCGAATCAATTTTTCTAAAATTCATTGTGGTTCAGTTTAAGGTTTTCGGAAGTGTAGTTCACCCCACACGGGTGTATTAAGAAATTCTCCCCAAAAAAAATTTCGGCCCGAGACTGAGGCATCACCGAGATTCAATTTCATCCCCATCTTCCACCATTTCTGCAACTTCTTACCACCCAACAGAAACATAAACCCTACCAACCGTAACCATAACCATGAACTGGAAGCTCCTTCGCACCATTGCAATGAACATCAGAACCAGAAACAGATCATACTACACCAGCAGGAGCAAGAAACCAAGCCTCTACTCCAAAATCAGCCCACTCGGAAACCCAACCACAAGCGTCATCCCTCAGCTCGACGATTGGGTCTTCAATGGAAAGAAAATCACTGTCGGCGAGCTTCAGCGCATCGTTCGTGACCTCCGCAAACGCAGCAGGTTCACTCAAGCTCTCCAGGTTTTCAAATTCCCCCTTCTAAATAATGAAACCCTAAAAATGcttttttttatggttttgatTCTCATTCTTAACTATGTTTGCTTAATGGGTATGCAGGTATCTGAGTGGATGAATAAGAATGGTGTGTGCATATTTTCCCCAGTTGAACATGCTGTGCATTTGGATCTTATTGGGAAGGTTCATGGGTTTGTTTGTGCTGAAACATATTTTAATAGCTTGAAGGAACAAGACAGGAATGAGAAGACATATGGTGCTCTTTTGAATTGCTATGTACGTCAGCGCGACGTCGATAAGTCTCTAtctcatttgaagaaaatgaaggagTTGGGGTTCGCTACGTCGTCTTTAACATACAATAATATTATGTGTTTATACACGAATATCGGACAGCATGAGAATATTGCTGGTGTGCTGTCTGAGATGAAGGAAAATCGTGTTTTACCAGATAATTTTAGTTATAGGATTTGTATAAATTCTTATGGGGTGAGGTCTGATATTGAGGGGATGAAGATGATATTGAAAGAGATGGAGAATCAAGTGCACATTGTGATGGATTGGAACACGTATTCTGTTGTGGCGAATTTCTATATAAAAGCTGACCTTTCAGGTGAGGCGATTGATGCGTTAAGGAAATGTGAGGCGAGGTTAGAGGATAAAGATGGAGAGGGTTACAACCATCTTATCTCTCTTTATGCTCGTCTAGGTAAAAAGAATGAGGTTTTAAGGTTATGGGAGATGGAGAAAAATGCTTGCAAGAGGTGTATAAACAGGGATTTTATAACCATGTTAGAATCTCTGGTAAAGCTCGAGGAGTTTGATGAAGCTGAGAAGATACTCAAGGAATGGGAATCCTCTGGTAACTGTTATGATTTGGGAGTTCCTAATGTAGTAATCGTCGGGTACTCTGAAAAAGATTTTCCTGAGAGAGCAGAAGCCATACTTGAAGGTTTACATGACAAGGGAAAGGCCACTAACCCAAACTCTTGGACTCTAGTCGCAAGTCGATACTTGCATAAGGGTGAGATGGAGAAAGCATTTGGGTGCTTGAAAATTGCAATCTCTTTGTATTTGGATAATAAGAAATGGAAGCCTAACCCTAGGGTGATTGCGGATCTATATAGTTGGATTGGTGATAATGCTTGTGTTGAAGATGCAGAAGCTTTGGTGAGCTTATTGCAAAATGTCCAAAAGAATACACACTTGTATCATGCCCTGATGAAGGCTTATGTACGAGCTGATAAAGAAGTGGATGGGGTCTTGGACCGCATGAAAAAAGATAACATTAAGGAAACCAAAAAGACTAGAGAAATTATCAACATGAGGAAGGCTGGAAATTTGTAAACATACTTTCACTTGATATTCTTGGGCAGTTTCTAGTGTTCAAGACTCGTTCATGTCTCGCATGGTGCATGGCTAATTTTAGTCCTCAGATTTATGGTTTTCCATGATATTAGGTGCACCTTCTACACCTGATaactcatttctcaaccaaaccCAAGTTCAGTACTGCAACTTCTCTCATTGTGAAACCCATATTTGTTAATAGTACTGCAATCTGCAGCAAATCTTACAAACCCAAAAAACTAAAGCGAAAACATATCCCAAGAATAGAAAATCAAAGTTAAAAAAGAAGCAAGGAAAAGGCAGAGAAAGGGGTCGAGCCCCATTGCTTCCACAGGGGCGACTCACTCGTCAGCATCACAGCGTCATTGTAGCCAACACCTATAGCAGCTCCCAGCACTACTGCTCCCGACCTAAGCTGACCTAGAGAATAGGGAGTATTTGTGCAGAGAAGAATTAGGTATTGGACAAGCACAAGTTGTGATAGTTTCTCTTGAAGTTGTGATAGTTTATATAATTCTTAGATTATATAAAATCATATCCCATACTCAATCTACAAACAAATCTTCACAGGTTTAGGTTACAGAGCATTGTGCGCATTAGGGTGGGTTACACATCTTAGCCATATTCTTGTGAGACTGAATCTTCATGTATAGTAGTGATTTGAGCTTTTGAGTATGTAGATCAACTATGCTAATGCATTGCATGGAATTATAGGTCTTCTTGATTCGGATTCATATTGTAAACGTATAATTTAAACACAAGATTTGGAACACCTTATACTATTTCctctatttatttatgtttttttgcaACTTAAATATCATATACTACAAGTTTTGAAAGGAATACAAATTCCGAAACACAATGGCCATCAAACTATCCATATAGAGCCATTCTACTAGGTCAGTCCATTCAGAATCCTATTAGGTTAGTCCATACAAAGTTCTGCTTTGCCTTTATATGGGAGGCCTGCTAGCGGGGTAGGAGACCCCACTAGTGAACGGTGAGATTAATCATGAGTGTCCCCGAAGCCAATCAATTAAAACTTTCTATTTGTTTTGGGGGGCGGTTCAAATATCAGTATACTCCAtaaggaatcttcaattttcctCACATTAAACAAAACATCATTTCGGTATCATAGACTTTGATAGTAATAAAAAACCAAAGCAATAAGATTTTTAAATGTAAATTTTTATAGATCATGATTCCCATATCCACACCAGAAACTGAAAACAAGTTTTCTTTCTAATAACTAGAAAGttaaaataaaaccaaacatACAAATTACACAATCCAACAATCTAACGCAAACGAAACCATCCTTCAAGCAAACACCTTAGCAATCTTCTCAGTAGGAACCAACGGAAGATAAGCAGAAACTCTATAACCTTTCTCCGCACCCAAAACCACAGCCTCATTATACTTCTCACTACAATAAGCCGCTTTCGGCAACACCGCATTCGCCACCTGAGGAAAAAGCGGAAGCTGATTCAACCTCCTCCACGCCGAGACAGCGCACTCTTCCGCCTTTGGCTCATACTTAGAGTAAACAGTTTTCGCCAATCCAGACGCCGATTCAACAACTCCAGCGCGGCGGACTTCGGTCACAACAGATCTAGCTTGAGTTGAAACCTTCTTGACGTTTGTAGGAACATGACGATCTAGTTCAGAAACGGATTCATCGACCTTGCGATCGACGTACTTGAGAAGCTCCACGGGGACTAGGTGGAATTTGTCGTAGACTGGACCGACGACGGTCTTGACGGCTTCTTCGACGGTGTCGACGCCGGTTTTGAGTGGACCGGAGCGTTCTTTCGCGTAGGAATAGAGGATCGCGCATCGCATCAAGGCGTGGATTGTTGCGAATTGCACGAATTGAAGATACTTCAGTTGTTGCACATCTTGATTATTGTTAACGTTCTCTTCAacctaaaatcaaatcaaattgaaCAAAAAAAACTTAGAACCCTAAATTAACATGCATAAAACGACGATTGTATCATAAAACGACGATCGACGATGAttgaagagagaagagagagactTACCAGTTGTTGTTGAGGTTGAGATTCGGATTGAGCTTCGGCAGCCATGATCGGAAAATTGATCGGTGAAGATTTGGTTTAGGTTTCAGGGGAAATTTTGGGAATGAAGAAAAAGGTGAGGTTGGGTTGGGTTTTATAGGAATGGGAAAACGACGTCGTGGGAATAGGCGCAAATTTAGGGTAGAGAGGAAAATGAAGGGTTGTGCTAAGAAAGCGAGAGGAAAAACGCGTATATCTTTTCTTACTATGTGCTAAACAAAAGGGCTTTTGTATTTCTTCGGCGTTAAGTTATTAGAATTGGAATATTATTCAATAGCTTCTTCGGTTTTTCTTGATGGAATTTATTTAGACTACATTTTCTAgatgttttctttttctattaatAATGACCTTACAATATTTCTCAATAAAAATTGTTGACTAGAAAAGAAACAATATATAGTCAACCGGAATAATAATTTCAATTTTGAATTTTACAATAAtgcaaaatattcaaaattagaATTAGAAGTTCTTATACATCTATAAATGGACATTTTGAGATTTTATGATATTGATTTatgttatataattttaaaatcattttttttaaagcgTATTACATTCTACGTATTATATTCTAtgataattcttccaaaataaaattattattttcaacataaaaattaattttgattatttctttggAATATTATGTTTTTAGGTATATGGAGTTAAAGATGTTAGAAGAGTTGGATTTATAAACTATTGGAATATTGATGCCGACTTTCTGAAACTTTTTCCATGGAGCAAAGATTTTAACCCTCGTCGACTAAAGCAAACCTATGTTTATGTTTGGGTGAGAATACATGAATTATCTCAAGAATATTGGAGACTAAGAATAGTTTTTGTCATTGCATGTAGCATTTGGACCCCTATGTGCACTGACTCTGCAATGAGTAAAGATGGTTTCAATAGACCTTTTAGCCATTTTGTGAGGGTTTTGGTGGACTTGGACCTAACCATAGAGTTAAGATACAAGGTACTAGTAGAAAGACAATGTTAAGTTTTCTTTGTTGAACTTGAATATgaaaatatacatattttttttacattGTGTAATACTATTGGACATATCTATGAAGTTTGCAAAAGAAGAGAGTTAGATGGTCAACAATCTGAAAATGAGAAGAAGATGAAAGAGATTAAGAAAGTTTATAAGCAATTGGATAACGCCACTCATCATGATGTAGTGCAatgtgtaacgccccgaattttaGTCCAAGGCATTAGTTAAAAAACTATATTTACTTTAAAATATGCTACAATTTATttctattataaaattataattacaaGTTTGGAAATAGGGTTAAATACACAACTcccccctgtaatattagcgatATTCGCTTTAAGCCCctgtaaaagatttttttttaaaagccccCTTACAATTTCAAGATTCTCTCAAATACACCCCTAACTGCAATGTGGCAGTAAAGATTCTCTCTAATTGCCCAGGTGGCAGTGCACGTGGTATTTTTGTGTTCCACgtgtaatttttaatttaactttcttTATTATTTTGTTCCACATggatttttaacttttttttattaatagttttttaggtttttttaaataatttttattaatattagtaatgaattgtttttttaatttctaaattttaaaaatgtaaCATTTGGGCCATAGCCCAACGTATGTGACAAGCAGCCCAGTTACTAAACTTATTTTCAATTCGTAAATTCTAATGCATCACTTCTTTTATAAACACTAATGTTTATTCAGTGGAAATCGATGTGGGACTCAAAACATGTTGTTC encodes:
- the LOC131644968 gene encoding stress-related protein-like, coding for MAAEAQSESQPQQQLVEENVNNNQDVQQLKYLQFVQFATIHALMRCAILYSYAKERSGPLKTGVDTVEEAVKTVVGPVYDKFHLVPVELLKYVDRKVDESVSELDRHVPTNVKKVSTQARSVVTEVRRAGVVESASGLAKTVYSKYEPKAEECAVSAWRRLNQLPLFPQVANAVLPKAAYCSEKYNEAVVLGAEKGYRVSAYLPLVPTEKIAKVFA
- the LOC131644967 gene encoding pentatricopeptide repeat-containing protein At4g21705, mitochondrial-like, which produces MNWKLLRTIAMNIRTRNRSYYTSRSKKPSLYSKISPLGNPTTSVIPQLDDWVFNGKKITVGELQRIVRDLRKRSRFTQALQVSEWMNKNGVCIFSPVEHAVHLDLIGKVHGFVCAETYFNSLKEQDRNEKTYGALLNCYVRQRDVDKSLSHLKKMKELGFATSSLTYNNIMCLYTNIGQHENIAGVLSEMKENRVLPDNFSYRICINSYGVRSDIEGMKMILKEMENQVHIVMDWNTYSVVANFYIKADLSGEAIDALRKCEARLEDKDGEGYNHLISLYARLGKKNEVLRLWEMEKNACKRCINRDFITMLESLVKLEEFDEAEKILKEWESSGNCYDLGVPNVVIVGYSEKDFPERAEAILEGLHDKGKATNPNSWTLVASRYLHKGEMEKAFGCLKIAISLYLDNKKWKPNPRVIADLYSWIGDNACVEDAEALVSLLQNVQKNTHLYHALMKAYVRADKEVDGVLDRMKKDNIKETKKTREIINMRKAGNL